One region of Populus trichocarpa isolate Nisqually-1 chromosome 4, P.trichocarpa_v4.1, whole genome shotgun sequence genomic DNA includes:
- the LOC7479042 gene encoding F-box protein SKIP22, which translates to MPKEQGTLAQVLSVQEQVIGREESETSHQELPLNFPNQQTTSRHESSVSAGFEGVAEPCSSETTTEKDEDCSFSNHNVAIATHAILLEFGFIAFDLKSGMKVDQFRPPTDLSSNAFTMWYTLPGLLLPENVVAESIYVKVQCSEDIVNVCGSLTKGGSDIHRVCLNGKGFGRNINLLRANYERNSLMNDNDKNEVRQLEKVLKDGLALPLLIDLCEKTGMALPPCFDRLPRELKLKIMGLLSLVDVGRMECVCSELRFLSRATRLIWQRFQQDMFPPPEKYEDRKAKIQLFMRIIEVRSMMKKAMSNISMEQEK; encoded by the exons ATGCCTAAAGAACAAGGAACCCTAGCTCAAGTTTTGTCCGTCCAAGAACAGGTGATTGGTCGAGAAGAATCCGAGACTTCTCATCAGGAGTTACCCCTCAACTTCCCAAATCAACAAACGACAAGCCGCCACGAGTCTTCTGTATCTGCTGGGTTCGAGGGCGTAGCAGAACCCTGTAGCAGTGAAACAACTACCGAGAAGGATGAGGACTGTAGTTTCTCTAATCATAATGTGGCTATTGCTACTCATGCCATCTTATTGGAATTTGGTTTTATTGCGTTCGATTTGAAATCTGGGATGAAAGTTGATCAGTTTCGTCCTCCAACAGACTTGTCTTCAAACGCATTCACGATGTGGTATACTCTTCCAGGGCTCTTGCTTCCTGAAAACGTCGTTGCTGAATCGATTTATGTGAAG GTACAGTGTTCAGAAGATATCGTCAATGTATGTGGATCTTTGACCAAGGGTGGCTCGGATATACACAGGGTGTGTTTGAATGGAAAGGGGTTTGGACGCAATATAAATTTGTTGCGAGCAAATTATGAACGGAACTCTTTGATGAATGACAATGATAAGAATGAAGTTCGACAGCTAGAGAAAGTTCTGAAGGATGGACTAGCTTTGCCACTGTTAATAGATCTTTGTGAGAAGACCGGTATGGCTCTTCCACCATGCTTCGACCGCCTCCCAAGAGAGTTGAAGTTAAAGATTATGGGGTTGCTTTCCCTCGTAGATGTTGGGAGAATGGAATGTGTTTGCTCGGAGCTGCGGTTTTTGTCCAGGGCCACTCGTTTAATTTGGCAGAGATTCCAGCAGGATATGTTCCCACCACCAGAAAAATACGAAGACCGGAAAGCCAAAATTCAGCTGTTCATGAGAATAATAGAAGTGAGGAGCATGATGAAGAAGGCGATGTCAAACATATCCATGGAACAAGAAAAATAG
- the LOC7461218 gene encoding BTB/POZ domain-containing protein At1g63850 — MIPSTSKKRPRVPYNRHSTVSTTASLRSTASRSTSLSSTAALIDSFPDQTISETSKKLRRTSSHPLLSTTPSSTTTTRFNDVNTADVILRLFLDPTSPIINLSDSVYSIDNNNQSNVQIYLHSPILRRSKYFSALLSDRWQLSKENPDSAENKIDPYLIPLKLGVAPGSIEVHLSVLKLLYTNDFNNVINSAAAALDILPVALKLLFDECADYCVKYLEAVPWSEEEEKRVINLIPYLREEESEELLARVSPAKYDSCEEMLHGLILAAIHSSSNMAFVKAFVAKLLRDFSSRESARRVLEMAFETSLKIVKESLEEYSSPNFRGDHNETEAIQRLNLHTAMTNGKHLLWLVERMIELRVADSAVKEWSEQDSFTADLQRAFRDDAWRNIVPGFPAVLLRCTCKLANAVASGTILAARQVRMKLVKDWLPVLIVCKDSALSSMLPNHKSLYLELEETFLRIISTLPMSDAQVLLQQCLSFSTRNFEDCPHLVTAFNTWFRRATNQPQG; from the exons ATGATCCCATCCACCTCCAAAAAACGGCCACGCGTGCCATACAACCGCCATTCCACCGTCTCCACAACCGCCAGCCTCCGCTCAACCGCCTCCAGATCCACTAGCCTCTCCTCCACCGCCGCCTTAATCGATTCATTTCCTGACCAAACCATCTCCGAAACCTCCAAAAAACTCCGCCGAACCTCCTCCCACCCGCTCCTCTCCACCACcccctcctccaccaccaccacccggTTCAACGATGTTAACACCGCTGACGTGATCCTCCGCCTCTTCCTGGACCCCACTTCCCCCATCATTAACTTATCGGATTCAGTTTATTCAATTGACAATAATAACCAATCCAATGTCCAGATCTACCTCCATTCTCCCATCCTCCGCCGGTCTAAGTATTTCTCCGCCCTTTTATCTGACAGATGGCAGCTCTCCAAGGAAAATCCCGATTCTGCTGAAAATAAAATCGACCCGTACTTGATTCCGTTGAAATTAGGCGTCGCTCCTGGATCGATCGAAGTCCATCTAAGCGTTTTAAAATTGCTGTATACAAACGATTTCAATAATGTGATTAACTCTGCTGCGGCGGCTCTAGATATTTTGCCGGTTGCGTTAAAGTTGTTGTTTGATGAGTGTGCGGATTATTGCGTTAAGTATCTTGAGGCTGTGCCGTGGAGTGAAGAGGAAGAGAAGCGCGTGATTAATTTAATTCCATATTTACGCGAGGAGGAATCTGAAGAGCTATTAGCTAGGGTTTCTCCGGCGAAATATGATTCGTGTGAGGAAATGCTTCATGGTTTGATATTGGCTGCGATTCATAGTAGTTCGAACATGGCATTTGTGAAAGCGTTTGTGGCTAAGTTGTTGAGGGATTTTTCATCGAGGGAGTCCGCGAGGAGGGTTTTGGAGATGGCGTTTGAGACGAGTTTGAAGATTGTGAAGGAATCGCTTGAGGAGTATTCGAGTCCGAATTTTAGAGGGGATCATAATGAGACGGAAGCGATACAGAGGTTGAATTTGCATACAGCGATGACTAATGGGAAGCATTTGTTGTGGTTAGTGGAGAGGATGATTGAGCTGAGAGTGGCGGATAGTGCGGTGAAGGAGTGGAGTGAGCAAGATTCTTTTACGGCTGATTTGCAGAGGGCTTTTCGGGATGATGCGTGGAGGAATATTGTTCCGGGCTTTCCTGCTGTTTTGCTTCGTTGCACTTGTAAGCTTGCTAATGCTGTTGCTTCTGGGACCATTTTGGCCGCTAGACAG GTGAGGATGAAGCTTGTAAAGGATTGGCTTCCTGTTCTGATTGTATGCAAAGACAGTGCACTTTCTTCTATGTTACCAAATCATAAATCACTGTACCTGGAGCTGGAAGAGACATTTCTAAGAATTATTTCCACACTTCCCATGTCAGATGCTCAAGTGTTGTTGCAGCAGTGTCTCAGCTTCTCAACTCGAAATTTTGAAGATTGCCCCCACTTAGTCACCGCATTCAACACTTGGTTCCGCCGTGCAACAAATCAACCACAAGGGTGA
- the LOC7461219 gene encoding protein NONRESPONDING TO OXYLIPINS 2, mitochondrial isoform X2, with translation MASFCRSAMTATTRSLASLSKTAGQKTLYAKSMSSPFTSTPTRTILATSRIVSVLGSVESLMPLHSAIANARLKSSIAVDSSCWSWLSQAEYSNLKLENAVPRINLQLSQEQNLWTLKMVKCHGSMLVSEWVLELA, from the exons ATGGCGTCGTTTTGCAGATCGGCAATGACGGCAACCACAAGGTCCCTGGCATCTCTATCCAAAACGGCAGGTCAGAAAACACTATACGCGAAATCCATGTCTTCTCCGTTCACTTCAACACCAACACGAACTATCCTTGCCACTTCAAG GATTGTTTCAGTTTTAGGGAGCGTGGAGTCGTTGATGCCACTCCACAGTGCAATTGCAAATGCTAGACTCAAATCTAGCATCGCTGTTGATTCTTCTTGCTGGAGCTGGCTCTCTCAAG CTGAATACTCAAATCTCAAGCTAGAAAATGCAGTTCCTCGGATAAATCTGCAGTTATCCCAGGAACAGAATTTATGGACGTTGAAGATGGTGAAATGTCATGGTTCAATGCTGGTGTCAGAGTGGGTGTTGGAATTGGCCTAA
- the LOC7461219 gene encoding protein NONRESPONDING TO OXYLIPINS 2, mitochondrial isoform X3, translating to MASFCRSAMTATTRSLASLSKTAGQKTLYAKSMSSPFTSTPTRTILATSRIVSVLGSVESLMPLHSAIANARLKSSIAVDSSCWSWLSQATEFLPSFLPWHFPDFAVPR from the exons ATGGCGTCGTTTTGCAGATCGGCAATGACGGCAACCACAAGGTCCCTGGCATCTCTATCCAAAACGGCAGGTCAGAAAACACTATACGCGAAATCCATGTCTTCTCCGTTCACTTCAACACCAACACGAACTATCCTTGCCACTTCAAG GATTGTTTCAGTTTTAGGGAGCGTGGAGTCGTTGATGCCACTCCACAGTGCAATTGCAAATGCTAGACTCAAATCTAGCATCGCTGTTGATTCTTCTTGCTGGAGCTGGCTCTCTCAAG CTACCGAGTTTCTTCCATCTTTTCTTCCCTGGCATTTCCCAGATTTCGCAGTTCCTCGGTGA
- the LOC7461219 gene encoding protein NONRESPONDING TO OXYLIPINS 2, mitochondrial isoform X4, whose product MASFCRSAMTATTRSLASLSKTAGQKTLYAKSMSSPFTSTPTRTILATSRIVSVLGSVESLMPLHSAIANARLKSSIAVDSSCWSWLSQGLATPL is encoded by the exons ATGGCGTCGTTTTGCAGATCGGCAATGACGGCAACCACAAGGTCCCTGGCATCTCTATCCAAAACGGCAGGTCAGAAAACACTATACGCGAAATCCATGTCTTCTCCGTTCACTTCAACACCAACACGAACTATCCTTGCCACTTCAAG GATTGTTTCAGTTTTAGGGAGCGTGGAGTCGTTGATGCCACTCCACAGTGCAATTGCAAATGCTAGACTCAAATCTAGCATCGCTGTTGATTCTTCTTGCTGGAGCTGGCTCTCTCAAG GGCTTGCTACACCGTTGTGA
- the LOC7461219 gene encoding protein NONRESPONDING TO OXYLIPINS 2, mitochondrial isoform X1 — MASFCRSAMTATTRSLASLSKTAGQKTLYAKSMSSPFTSTPTRTILATSRIVSVLGSVESLMPLHSAIANARLKSSIAVDSSCWSWLSQALGLAKHLLEFRSSLIISPNKTRLCINEFSACVQVLQHLINIEIGFFFYGFYFG, encoded by the exons ATGGCGTCGTTTTGCAGATCGGCAATGACGGCAACCACAAGGTCCCTGGCATCTCTATCCAAAACGGCAGGTCAGAAAACACTATACGCGAAATCCATGTCTTCTCCGTTCACTTCAACACCAACACGAACTATCCTTGCCACTTCAAG GATTGTTTCAGTTTTAGGGAGCGTGGAGTCGTTGATGCCACTCCACAGTGCAATTGCAAATGCTAGACTCAAATCTAGCATCGCTGTTGATTCTTCTTGCTGGAGCTGGCTCTCTCAAG CACTTGGTCTTGCAAAGCATTTATTGGAATTTCGGTCTTCTCTTATTATATCTCCGAATAAAACCAGATTGTGCATAAATGAGTTTTCGGCTTGTGTTCAAGTGTTACAGCATTTGATTAATATCgaaataggattttttttttatgggttttacTTTGGTTGA
- the LOC7461220 gene encoding NADH dehydrogenase [ubiquinone] iron-sulfur protein 8-A, mitochondrial, protein MAAILARKSLHTLRARQIAVSGQALQGSNQYALKSSAHLYSTQKEDEEREELAKEISKDWSSVFERSINTLFLTEMVRGLSLTLKYFFEKKVTISINYPFEKGPLSSHFRGEHALRRYHTGEERCIACKLCEAICPAQAITIEAEEREDGSRRTTRYDIDMTKCIYCGFCQEACPVDAIVEGPNFEFTTETHEELLYDKEKLLDNGDRWETEIAENLRSESLYR, encoded by the exons ATGGCTGCGATATTAGCTCGCAAGTCTCTTCATACTCTTCGCGCTCGTCAGATT GCTGTATCAGGACAAGCATTGCAAGGTTCAAACCAATATGCACTGAAATCTAGTGCCCACTTATATTCCACCCAAAAAG AAGATGAAGAAAGAGAGGAGCTTGCAAAGGAGATCTCAAAGGACTGGAGTTCTG TATTTGAGCGAAGCATAAACACACTGTTTCTTACTGAAATGGTTCGCGGTTTGTCGTTGACTCTCAAGTACTTCTTTGAGAAAAAAGTTACCATAAGT ATCAATTATCCATTTGAGAAAGGTCCTTTGAGCTCTCATTTTCGTGGTGAGCATGCACTCCGACGATATCATACTGGGGAGGAACGTTGTATTGCATGCAAACTCTGTGAAGCT ATTTGTCCTGCACAGGCAATCACCATCGAGGCTGAGGAGCGAGAAGATGGAAGCCGCAGGACTACTAG GTATGACATTGATATGACAAAATGTATCTATTGTGGATTTTGCCAAGAGGCATGCCCTGTTGATGCCATTGTTGAAGGACCAAACTTCGAATTTACAACAGAGACTCACGAG GAGCTCTTGTACGACAAAGAAAAGCTACTTGATAATGGAGATCGTTGGGAAACTGAGATTGCAGAGAACCTCAGATCTGAGAGCCTTTAtcgttaa